From the genome of Rhizobium binae, one region includes:
- a CDS encoding tail fiber domain-containing protein, producing MVSTPKAPKAPDPTQTAAAQTATNVDTAIANAGLSHTNQYTPDGSLEYKVTGYQTMKDQNGKSYQLPTYSAYQSYSPENQAIYDQTQQTQLGLARLASDQTGKISGILGTNIDLSAGNVDKYVNDHWRSGFDNQWDRDQASLEQSLADKGIAMGSEAYDNAMRDFSTRKQAASDQYLGDMYSNAQNSILTERNQPLNEISALMSGSQVHQPNYVNTPTTELPTVDQAGLINENFNQKMGLYNQQLAQSNAAMGGLFGLGGTLLGGWAKSDRRLKEDISRVGTLDNGLPIYAFRYKAGGPMQLGLMSDDVRKTHPDAVFEHADGFDRVDYERAVA from the coding sequence ATGGTCTCCACGCCAAAGGCCCCGAAGGCGCCTGATCCGACCCAGACCGCAGCGGCGCAGACGGCCACCAATGTCGACACCGCCATTGCCAATGCCGGCTTGAGCCACACCAACCAGTACACGCCGGATGGTTCGTTGGAATACAAGGTCACCGGCTACCAGACGATGAAGGACCAGAACGGCAAGAGCTACCAGCTGCCGACCTATTCGGCCTATCAGAGCTATTCGCCGGAGAACCAGGCGATCTACGACCAGACGCAACAGACGCAGCTTGGCCTCGCCAGGCTCGCCAGCGATCAGACCGGCAAGATCTCCGGCATCCTCGGAACCAATATCGATCTCAGCGCCGGCAATGTCGACAAATATGTCAACGATCACTGGCGCTCCGGCTTCGACAACCAGTGGGACCGCGACCAGGCGAGCCTCGAGCAGAGCCTGGCCGACAAGGGCATCGCGATGGGCTCGGAGGCCTACGACAACGCCATGCGGGATTTTTCCACCCGCAAGCAGGCCGCATCCGACCAGTATCTCGGCGACATGTATTCGAATGCGCAAAACTCGATCCTGACCGAGCGCAACCAGCCGCTGAACGAGATTTCGGCGCTGATGTCGGGCTCGCAGGTGCATCAGCCGAACTATGTCAATACGCCGACGACTGAGCTGCCGACCGTCGACCAGGCCGGGCTGATCAACGAGAACTTCAATCAGAAGATGGGCCTCTACAACCAGCAGCTTGCCCAGTCGAACGCCGCGATGGGCGGCCTCTTCGGCCTTGGCGGAACACTGCTTGGCGGCTGGGCAAAGTCCGACCGGCGACTGAAGGAAGACATCAGCCGCGTCGGCACGCTTGATAACGGCCTGCCCATCTACGCCTTCCGGTACAAGGCGGGCGGCCCCATGCAGCTCGGCCTGATGTCCGACGATGTGCGCAAGACCCATCCGGACGCCGTGTTCGAACACGCCGACGGCTTCGACCGCGTCGACTACGAAAGGGCAGTGGCATGA
- a CDS encoding phage major capsid protein, translating into MPISPNLSEIVTTTLRNRSGTVADDVTKNNGLLTRLNSRGRKKPVSGGRTIVQELQYQENSTFKRYSGYDILNVQPSDVITAAEYDLKQAAVAVSMSGLEQLQNSGEDAILDLLEQRIENAETTLKNNIALDCYSDGTADGGRQIGGLQLLISTSPTSGTVGGISRATWGFWRNQKFSATADGGAAATNANIQSYMNRLYMSCVRGADAPDLVVADNNFFRLYWESLQAIQRITSADKGMAGFQSLQYMGADVIFDGGFGGGAPSNQMFFLNTKYLFYRPHRDRDMAPIGDERMNTNQDAFVQLMGFAGNLTMNNAFLQGVLFA; encoded by the coding sequence ATGCCCATTTCGCCCAACCTCTCTGAAATCGTCACCACGACGCTGCGCAACCGCAGCGGCACGGTCGCCGACGACGTGACGAAGAACAACGGTCTTCTCACCCGTCTCAACAGCCGCGGCCGCAAGAAGCCGGTCTCCGGCGGCCGCACCATCGTCCAGGAACTGCAGTACCAGGAAAATTCGACCTTCAAGCGCTATTCCGGCTACGATATCCTGAACGTCCAGCCCTCCGACGTCATCACCGCCGCCGAGTACGACCTGAAGCAGGCCGCGGTCGCCGTCTCCATGTCCGGCCTCGAACAGCTGCAGAATTCCGGCGAGGATGCGATCCTCGATCTGCTCGAGCAGCGCATCGAGAACGCCGAAACGACGCTGAAGAACAACATCGCGCTCGATTGCTATTCCGACGGCACCGCCGATGGTGGGCGTCAGATCGGCGGCCTGCAGCTCTTGATCTCGACCTCGCCGACCTCGGGCACGGTCGGCGGCATCTCGCGCGCCACCTGGGGTTTCTGGCGCAACCAGAAATTCTCCGCCACGGCCGATGGCGGCGCGGCCGCCACCAATGCGAACATCCAGAGCTACATGAACCGGCTCTATATGTCCTGCGTGCGCGGCGCCGACGCGCCCGATCTCGTTGTCGCCGACAACAACTTCTTCCGCCTCTACTGGGAATCGCTGCAGGCGATCCAGCGCATCACCTCCGCCGACAAGGGCATGGCCGGCTTCCAGTCGCTGCAATATATGGGCGCCGACGTGATCTTCGACGGCGGCTTCGGCGGCGGCGCGCCTTCCAACCAGATGTTCTTCCTCAACACCAAATACCTGTTCTACCGCCCGCACCGCGACCGCGACATGGCGCCGATCGGCGACGAGCGCATGAACACCAACCAGGACGCCTTCGTGCAGCTCATGGGCTTCGCCGGCAACCTCACCATGAACAACGCCTTCCTGCAGGGCGTGCTGTTCGCCTGA
- a CDS encoding DegQ family serine endoprotease translates to MPHILRKHRTAALVGAAVIAGAACLPFAINTSNAFAAPSDTGGILAAGGSFAAIVDADKPAVVTITTTMKATDVSADQQSPMDEQFRQFFEDQGIPLPRQAPRNPRSQHAMALGSGFIISPDGVIVTNNHVIDNALDIKVTLDDGTELPAKLIGTDPKSDVAVLKIAAGKPLQTIAWGDSDRLKLGDQILAIGNPFGIGTTVTAGIVSARGRDLHSGPYDDFIQIDAPINHGNSGGPLVDREGKVVGINTAIYSPNGGSVGVGFAIPSDEAKAIVAKLEKNGSIDHGYLGVQIQPVTKDVADAVGLDKTGGALVAAVSADTPAAEAGLKPGDIVLSVGGEAVKTPKDLSRLVADLSPGTRESLAVWRDGKTIDLSVTVGANADGQKQAAVEHPDAQGQATGQPSLGIGLADLTPDLRQQLDLPRSVSGAVVASVKPDKSAAAAGIQSGDVIVSVNDRPVHNARDVKAAIAEAGKAGRKSVLLLIERDGNKTFVAVPFAAA, encoded by the coding sequence ATGCCACATATCCTCCGCAAACACCGCACCGCAGCGCTCGTCGGAGCCGCCGTCATCGCCGGCGCCGCCTGCCTGCCCTTTGCAATCAACACGTCCAACGCTTTTGCCGCACCCTCGGATACGGGCGGCATTCTGGCCGCGGGCGGCTCGTTCGCCGCGATCGTCGACGCCGACAAACCGGCCGTCGTCACCATCACCACGACGATGAAGGCGACCGACGTCAGCGCCGATCAGCAATCGCCGATGGACGAGCAGTTCCGCCAGTTCTTCGAGGATCAGGGGATCCCCCTGCCCCGGCAGGCGCCGCGCAATCCGCGCTCGCAGCATGCGATGGCGCTCGGCTCCGGCTTCATCATCAGCCCTGACGGCGTCATCGTCACCAACAACCATGTCATCGACAATGCTCTCGACATCAAGGTGACGCTCGACGACGGCACCGAACTGCCGGCCAAGCTGATCGGCACCGACCCCAAATCCGATGTCGCCGTGCTGAAGATCGCGGCCGGCAAGCCGCTGCAGACCATCGCCTGGGGCGATTCCGACAGGCTGAAGCTCGGCGACCAGATCCTGGCGATCGGCAATCCCTTCGGCATCGGCACGACGGTAACGGCGGGCATCGTCTCGGCGCGCGGCCGCGACCTGCATAGCGGACCCTATGACGACTTCATCCAGATCGACGCGCCGATCAACCACGGCAACTCCGGCGGCCCGCTCGTCGACCGCGAGGGCAAGGTGGTCGGCATCAACACCGCCATCTATTCGCCGAACGGCGGCAGCGTCGGCGTCGGCTTCGCCATTCCCTCCGATGAGGCCAAGGCGATCGTCGCCAAGCTTGAGAAGAACGGCTCGATCGACCATGGCTATCTCGGCGTGCAGATCCAGCCGGTCACCAAAGACGTCGCCGATGCCGTCGGTCTCGACAAGACGGGCGGGGCGCTGGTGGCCGCCGTCTCCGCCGATACGCCGGCCGCAGAGGCCGGCCTGAAGCCCGGCGATATCGTCCTCTCGGTCGGCGGCGAGGCCGTCAAGACGCCGAAGGACTTGTCGCGGCTCGTCGCCGATCTTTCACCGGGTACGCGGGAATCGCTCGCCGTCTGGCGCGACGGCAAGACGATCGATCTCAGCGTCACCGTCGGCGCCAATGCCGACGGCCAGAAACAGGCGGCGGTCGAACACCCGGACGCACAGGGCCAGGCGACCGGCCAGCCGAGCCTCGGCATCGGCCTTGCCGATCTGACGCCCGACCTGCGCCAGCAGCTCGATCTGCCGCGCTCTGTCAGCGGCGCCGTGGTCGCCAGCGTCAAGCCGGACAAGTCGGCGGCCGCCGCCGGCATCCAGTCGGGCGACGTCATCGTCTCGGTCAACGACCGGCCGGTCCACAATGCCCGCGACGTCAAGGCCGCGATCGCCGAAGCCGGCAAGGCCGGCCGCAAATCGGTGCTGCTGCTCATTGAACGCGACGGTAATAAAACCTTCGTCGCCGTGCCTTTTGCCGCGGCCTGA
- a CDS encoding LacI family DNA-binding transcriptional regulator, translating into MSVAGGSGPRRGAPVKLSDVAKKVGVSPITISRALRNPEIVSEDLREEILRTVEEMGYIPNLAARALAGRHNGIVAVISPALHQYGFTGLMVGIEDRFRDTDLTVQYSNTLHHAEGEAGLLKSFLTQKPAGVIIAGAESYRELLPLIENAACPIAHITDLSQEPQKLVVGLDHYTAGAEPTRFLLSRGYNRIAFFGRGADVRSRRRIEGYEDVMRQAGRFDPDLIIGGDAPSRTGLGRELFARLVERVPDVDAVFAQSDELALGVLIECKARGIRVPEELGICGFNDLEFSAFIEPSLTTVSIPRHDIGYRVADMLLRAIRGEPPGEDRVDCGFSIIARGSTR; encoded by the coding sequence ATGTCGGTGGCGGGGGGCAGCGGGCCCAGGCGCGGTGCGCCCGTGAAACTCAGCGATGTGGCGAAGAAGGTGGGCGTCAGTCCGATCACCATCTCGCGCGCGCTGCGCAATCCCGAAATCGTCTCCGAGGATCTGCGCGAGGAGATCCTGCGCACGGTCGAGGAAATGGGCTATATTCCCAATCTCGCTGCCCGGGCGCTGGCCGGCCGCCACAACGGCATCGTCGCCGTCATCTCGCCCGCCTTGCACCAATACGGCTTCACCGGCCTGATGGTCGGTATCGAGGATCGCTTCCGCGACACCGATCTCACCGTGCAATATTCCAATACACTGCACCATGCCGAGGGCGAGGCCGGCCTGTTGAAATCCTTCCTGACGCAGAAGCCGGCCGGCGTCATCATTGCGGGCGCCGAATCCTACCGCGAACTTCTGCCGCTGATCGAAAACGCTGCCTGTCCGATCGCCCATATCACCGATCTCAGCCAGGAGCCGCAGAAGCTCGTCGTCGGCCTCGATCATTATACGGCAGGCGCCGAACCGACCCGCTTCCTGTTGTCGAGGGGCTATAACAGGATCGCCTTCTTCGGCCGCGGCGCCGATGTCCGCTCGCGCCGGCGGATCGAAGGCTATGAGGATGTGATGCGGCAAGCCGGGCGTTTCGACCCCGATCTGATTATCGGCGGCGATGCGCCAAGCCGCACCGGCCTCGGCAGGGAACTGTTTGCCCGCCTGGTCGAGCGCGTGCCCGATGTCGATGCCGTCTTTGCCCAGAGCGACGAATTGGCGCTCGGCGTGCTCATCGAATGCAAGGCGCGTGGCATCCGCGTGCCGGAGGAACTCGGCATCTGCGGTTTCAACGATCTGGAATTTTCCGCCTTCATCGAGCCGTCGCTGACGACGGTGTCTATCCCGCGCCACGACATCGGCTACCGCGTTGCCGACATGCTGCTGCGCGCCATCCGCGGCGAACCGCCTGGCGAGGACCGGGTCGATTGTGGTTTCTCGATCATTGCACGCGGTTCGACACGATAA
- a CDS encoding phage adaptor protein → MSLLTIIQNVCAEIDLDPPTAVMSSADPQIMQLRILSTRAGRGLMRAHDWSALMVRRQFAATGVAPEPAEPPSDWDRFAANGRLWNASRLWALNGPVEPQAWQRHTIPNSNPVPQIWRMAGGKLDIYPNVAGETMEYAYISGFWVTVNGGASNAGNWANDTDTARFPEELLELSLIWRWKRAKGLDYGEELASFERSKEAAIGADRAAGAVDLSLPARGEAPENYWPGTITVAP, encoded by the coding sequence ATGTCGCTCCTGACCATCATTCAGAACGTCTGCGCGGAGATCGACCTCGATCCGCCGACGGCCGTCATGTCTTCGGCGGATCCGCAGATCATGCAGCTGCGCATCCTCTCCACCCGCGCCGGCCGCGGCCTGATGCGAGCCCACGACTGGTCGGCGCTGATGGTGCGGCGGCAATTCGCAGCGACGGGTGTTGCCCCCGAGCCGGCCGAGCCGCCTTCCGACTGGGATCGCTTCGCGGCAAATGGGCGGCTCTGGAATGCCTCGCGCCTCTGGGCGCTGAACGGCCCTGTCGAGCCGCAGGCCTGGCAGCGCCATACGATCCCCAATTCCAACCCGGTGCCGCAGATCTGGCGGATGGCCGGCGGCAAGCTCGACATTTATCCGAACGTTGCCGGCGAGACGATGGAATATGCCTATATCTCCGGCTTCTGGGTGACGGTGAATGGCGGCGCCAGCAACGCCGGCAACTGGGCCAACGACACCGATACGGCCCGCTTTCCCGAAGAGCTGCTCGAACTCTCGCTGATCTGGCGCTGGAAGCGGGCCAAGGGCCTCGATTATGGCGAGGAGCTCGCCAGTTTCGAGCGATCCAAGGAAGCCGCGATCGGCGCCGATCGTGCTGCGGGCGCTGTCGACCTTTCGTTGCCGGCGAGGGGAGAGGCGCCCGAAAATTATTGGCCCGGCACGATCACGGTGGCGCCATGA
- a CDS encoding lysozyme: protein MANRLQKGSAAAAMAVALVGSFEGLRQNAYPDPATKGPPWTICYGSTNGVKPGDRRTVEQCKTLLALELQAYARGIESCVRVPLPDARFVALTSFAYNVGVRAACGSSAVRLINQGRTAEGCEALLKWNRAAGIIFPGLTRRRQKERQFCLEGI, encoded by the coding sequence ATGGCAAACCGCCTTCAGAAGGGTAGCGCTGCGGCTGCAATGGCCGTGGCGCTCGTCGGCAGCTTCGAGGGGTTGCGGCAGAATGCCTATCCCGATCCGGCCACCAAGGGGCCGCCCTGGACGATTTGTTACGGCAGCACCAATGGGGTGAAGCCCGGGGATCGCAGGACGGTGGAGCAGTGCAAGACGCTGCTGGCGCTGGAGCTTCAGGCCTATGCGCGCGGCATCGAAAGCTGTGTCCGCGTGCCCTTGCCGGATGCGCGTTTCGTGGCGCTGACCTCGTTTGCCTATAATGTCGGCGTCAGGGCGGCCTGCGGCTCGAGCGCGGTCAGGCTCATCAACCAGGGCAGGACGGCCGAGGGCTGCGAGGCGCTGCTCAAGTGGAACCGTGCGGCCGGCATCATCTTTCCCGGGCTGACGCGGCGCCGGCAGAAAGAGCGGCAATTCTGCCTGGAGGGCATCTGA
- a CDS encoding LysR family transcriptional regulator — MDKAGLFFDRMRTFVRVAERGNLSLVAKELGIGQSTVTRHLNELEEAVGVPLLSRTTRRVTLTEEGSRYYTNCLQILRLVEQAAEEARDARQAPAGAVRLSCTAALGVMHVTRMIFDFQDRHPDIRVDLNLTDERIDLVREGVDVALRLGPLADSSMKLHAVGESQRLLVGAPTYLSARGRPERPADLSRYETVVMSNVAGSNQLRLSAPDGSSLTIPVSGRLRVDHGLAAREALAAGRGIGPTHLWLVHDLLDDGRLEVVLADYRPSPVPLSLLIVPERAAIARVRLLVDYLAAEIAKLPGIRPS, encoded by the coding sequence ATGGATAAGGCGGGACTGTTTTTCGACAGGATGCGGACCTTTGTCCGCGTCGCCGAGCGCGGCAACCTGTCGCTGGTGGCAAAGGAACTGGGCATCGGCCAATCCACCGTGACGCGCCACCTCAACGAGCTCGAGGAGGCTGTCGGCGTGCCGCTTCTCAGCCGCACCACGCGTCGCGTCACCCTGACGGAAGAAGGCAGTCGCTACTATACCAACTGCCTTCAGATCTTGCGCCTCGTCGAACAGGCTGCCGAAGAAGCCAGAGATGCACGTCAGGCGCCGGCTGGCGCGGTTCGCCTTTCCTGTACGGCAGCGCTCGGCGTCATGCATGTCACGCGAATGATCTTCGACTTCCAGGACAGGCATCCTGACATCCGCGTCGACCTCAACCTGACGGACGAGCGTATCGATCTGGTTCGCGAGGGCGTTGACGTGGCGCTGCGTCTCGGGCCTCTTGCCGACAGCTCGATGAAACTTCATGCGGTCGGAGAGAGCCAGCGGCTGCTGGTCGGCGCTCCGACCTATCTGTCCGCCCGGGGGCGGCCGGAGCGTCCGGCCGATCTCTCACGCTACGAAACCGTCGTGATGTCCAACGTGGCAGGCAGCAATCAGCTCCGTCTTTCCGCTCCCGACGGCAGCAGCCTGACGATCCCGGTCAGCGGTCGGTTGCGCGTCGACCACGGGCTTGCGGCGCGCGAAGCCCTTGCGGCCGGACGCGGCATTGGCCCTACCCATCTTTGGCTGGTTCACGATCTGCTGGACGATGGCCGGCTCGAGGTCGTGCTCGCAGACTATCGGCCTTCGCCGGTCCCGCTGAGCTTGCTGATTGTGCCGGAGCGCGCAGCCATTGCCCGCGTTCGCCTTCTCGTCGACTATCTTGCCGCCGAGATTGCCAAGCTGCCGGGAATCCGGCCATCGTAA
- a CDS encoding DUF7940 domain-containing protein — MLVHNWREVLKRAWSIRLMALALLCIVLEPVINFVAGTWIPRNVYMQLAMSVMTGLLTAAAIVARIVFQQQVSGELNGKPPSEG; from the coding sequence ATGCTCGTCCATAACTGGCGCGAGGTGCTTAAGCGCGCCTGGTCAATTCGACTGATGGCCCTCGCGCTCCTCTGCATCGTCCTCGAGCCCGTCATCAATTTCGTCGCCGGCACCTGGATACCTCGCAACGTCTACATGCAGCTCGCCATGTCGGTCATGACCGGCCTGCTCACCGCGGCGGCGATCGTCGCCCGCATCGTCTTCCAACAGCAAGTTTCAGGAGAACTGAATGGCAAACCGCCTTCAGAGGGGTAG
- a CDS encoding DUF1515 domain-containing protein: MTSNDDILRALGRVEGRLTGIEENVALLRQEMGDEKANAHDSRVVIHKRLDEQARQIARLDTKVAISGGADAQIRAEIGTLKETVERNQETVGPALEEWKRMKSIGYGISGLIAFAGLTTGGIVAYASDGAVAAFRHWLKIS, from the coding sequence ATGACATCGAATGACGATATCCTGCGCGCTCTCGGGCGCGTGGAGGGCCGCCTGACCGGCATCGAGGAAAACGTCGCGCTGCTGCGCCAGGAGATGGGTGACGAAAAGGCCAATGCCCATGATTCCAGGGTGGTGATCCACAAGCGCCTTGACGAGCAGGCAAGGCAGATCGCCCGTCTCGATACGAAAGTGGCGATCAGCGGCGGCGCCGATGCGCAGATCCGCGCCGAGATCGGAACGCTCAAGGAAACCGTCGAGAGGAACCAGGAGACGGTCGGCCCGGCGCTCGAGGAGTGGAAACGGATGAAATCGATCGGCTACGGCATTTCAGGGCTGATCGCCTTTGCCGGGCTGACGACCGGCGGGATCGTTGCCTATGCCAGCGACGGCGCCGTGGCGGCGTTCAGGCATTGGTTGAAGATCAGTTGA
- a CDS encoding GNAT family N-acetyltransferase: MIVCEPSAEIAAWVGARIGVTFHPPYTTLAHVDRGRIIAGFVFNVWTGHDIEISLAADRLSLTLMRAVFDYVVNQLGCRRATCRTRADNSPAQRLLARVGAEPEGRQRGYFGDCDGLLYGIIKEDFPYGLHAKGPEGA; encoded by the coding sequence TTGATCGTCTGCGAACCCAGTGCCGAGATCGCCGCCTGGGTCGGCGCCAGGATCGGCGTCACCTTCCATCCGCCCTACACCACGCTTGCCCATGTCGATCGCGGCCGGATCATCGCCGGCTTCGTCTTCAACGTCTGGACCGGGCACGATATCGAGATCTCGCTCGCCGCCGACCGGCTGTCGCTGACGCTGATGCGGGCGGTGTTCGACTATGTCGTCAACCAGCTTGGCTGCCGCCGCGCCACCTGCCGCACCCGCGCCGACAACAGCCCCGCCCAGAGGCTGCTCGCCAGAGTGGGCGCCGAGCCGGAGGGCCGCCAGCGCGGCTATTTCGGCGATTGCGACGGCCTGCTTTACGGAATCATCAAAGAGGATTTTCCCTATGGTCTCCACGCCAAAGGCCCCGAAGGCGCCTGA
- a CDS encoding acyltransferase: protein MATDKASYRNRGGILQRLVTAYKRFRYFSRAGSNLVVKRSAEFRMVKHAVLEVGSNVTIQDYSFFQLTMPEPKVFIGNNTVIGRRNIITAKNRISIGNDVLIGSDVQIIDHSHGMRRDALIRLQKAEIGFVEIGDDVWIGAGAKILMNVTVGKGAVIGANSVVTTDIPDYGIAVGSPAKVVKYRA from the coding sequence ATGGCAACCGATAAAGCATCGTACCGGAATCGTGGAGGAATTCTTCAGCGTCTCGTTACCGCCTACAAGCGATTTCGCTACTTCAGCCGCGCCGGCTCGAACCTGGTTGTCAAGCGGAGCGCCGAGTTTCGCATGGTGAAGCACGCAGTTCTTGAGGTCGGCAGCAATGTCACGATTCAAGACTATTCATTCTTCCAACTCACGATGCCTGAGCCGAAGGTGTTTATTGGAAACAACACTGTTATCGGGCGCCGGAACATCATTACTGCCAAGAACCGCATCTCGATTGGCAACGATGTGCTCATCGGCTCAGATGTTCAGATCATCGATCACAGCCATGGCATGAGGCGAGACGCACTGATCAGGCTTCAGAAGGCTGAAATCGGCTTTGTCGAAATTGGCGATGACGTCTGGATTGGTGCAGGTGCCAAAATATTGATGAACGTTACGGTTGGGAAGGGCGCCGTGATCGGAGCGAACTCCGTTGTCACGACCGATATTCCCGACTACGGAATCGCTGTGGGCTCGCCGGCGAAAGTTGTTAAATACCGTGCTTAA
- a CDS encoding class I SAM-dependent methyltransferase yields MPVPAFLMPVLRVLPKPLKKRLRIIRDHGKRKAIALSYTLPAVQTARSWAWKEKEVSNFYYALTPDNRDHLIHLISTITGAAYEVIDGYMSELENDASLRLHLENHLKESRYGDDIEIEYGRRLGWYAIARVKKPKVLIETGVDHGVGSCVLASALLRNAAEGHPGRYYGTEIRPEAGALFTGEYATVGRILYGDSIQSLTTFAEPIDMFVNDSDHSGEYEYQEYQTISKKLAIGAIILGDNAHVTDSLSRFSRESGRKFVFFSEKPLDHWYPGAGIGVSF; encoded by the coding sequence ATGCCTGTGCCAGCATTCCTGATGCCCGTATTGCGGGTTCTTCCCAAGCCATTGAAAAAGAGGCTGAGGATCATTCGAGACCATGGAAAGCGAAAGGCTATCGCCCTGTCGTATACACTTCCAGCCGTACAGACGGCGAGGAGTTGGGCATGGAAGGAAAAGGAAGTTTCCAACTTCTACTATGCGCTGACTCCGGATAATCGGGATCACCTGATCCATCTCATTTCGACCATCACTGGTGCAGCATATGAGGTGATCGACGGCTACATGTCCGAACTGGAGAATGATGCCTCACTGCGCCTGCATCTTGAAAATCACCTCAAGGAAAGCCGCTATGGCGATGACATTGAGATCGAGTATGGTCGACGCCTTGGTTGGTATGCCATTGCCCGCGTGAAGAAGCCGAAAGTTCTCATCGAAACAGGGGTCGATCACGGGGTTGGATCATGTGTGCTGGCGAGTGCTTTGCTGCGAAACGCCGCCGAGGGCCATCCCGGCCGTTACTACGGAACAGAAATCAGGCCGGAAGCGGGTGCGTTGTTTACGGGCGAATACGCCACCGTGGGGCGTATCCTCTATGGCGACTCAATACAGTCGCTCACGACCTTCGCTGAACCAATTGACATGTTCGTCAATGATTCCGACCATAGTGGAGAGTACGAATACCAAGAATATCAGACGATTTCCAAAAAACTTGCCATCGGAGCAATCATCTTGGGCGACAATGCTCATGTTACCGACAGCCTCTCCCGTTTTTCAAGAGAGAGCGGCCGAAAGTTCGTCTTCTTCTCCGAAAAGCCGCTTGATCACTGGTACCCGGGAGCTGGCATTGGCGTATCGTTCTAG
- a CDS encoding acyltransferase family protein, giving the protein MRSSQHSNRIAGLDTVRAVAALSVVFAHLLGPSMPGVSRYIFTGHPAVIAFFVISGFCIHYPYRRQELRTAPFLAGRFLRIVPPSAVAFLMAQALGIRAYNPIDGFILWSVVCETVYYCLYPLFLPAARRIGWPLIIAASVIASYGVAIGVGPDRYGNAQSYGPLLNWIVGLPAWLIGCYLAENFDRLKLAGNVWLWRAVTAAIASVLYWATMNTPVGFYLTMTPFSALAGCWIMAEIRNAADRGPVKTLEVIGAACFSIYLVHIIAATAVEWLVTPPIVVCILSLALVYPFYRWIEKPCHAAARRAKAKLEQLGSRRVSEESDRIAIGDRA; this is encoded by the coding sequence ATGAGATCATCACAACATTCAAATAGAATCGCGGGCTTGGATACCGTCAGAGCGGTTGCTGCTCTGTCTGTTGTGTTTGCGCATTTGCTTGGGCCGTCGATGCCTGGCGTTTCGCGTTACATCTTCACGGGGCACCCCGCCGTTATCGCCTTCTTCGTGATTTCAGGGTTCTGCATTCATTACCCATACCGGCGGCAGGAGCTTCGAACCGCCCCGTTCCTCGCCGGCCGGTTCCTTCGCATCGTGCCACCGTCCGCGGTGGCATTCCTCATGGCGCAAGCACTGGGTATCAGGGCATACAATCCCATCGACGGCTTCATACTATGGTCGGTCGTCTGCGAGACGGTCTACTATTGCCTTTATCCGCTGTTCCTGCCGGCGGCTCGACGCATCGGTTGGCCGCTGATCATCGCTGCGTCGGTCATCGCCTCATATGGCGTCGCGATCGGCGTAGGCCCGGATCGATACGGCAATGCCCAGTCGTACGGGCCGCTGCTAAACTGGATTGTCGGCCTTCCCGCTTGGCTGATCGGCTGCTATCTCGCTGAAAATTTCGACCGCCTGAAACTCGCCGGCAATGTGTGGCTCTGGCGCGCTGTCACAGCGGCGATTGCGTCCGTCCTTTATTGGGCAACGATGAACACACCCGTTGGCTTCTACCTGACCATGACGCCATTTTCCGCGCTGGCGGGCTGCTGGATCATGGCCGAGATCAGGAATGCGGCAGACCGAGGCCCCGTAAAGACGCTCGAAGTCATAGGCGCCGCCTGCTTCTCAATTTATCTCGTCCACATCATCGCGGCGACTGCTGTTGAATGGTTGGTAACGCCGCCAATCGTCGTCTGCATCCTTTCACTTGCGCTGGTTTATCCGTTCTATCGTTGGATCGAGAAACCGTGCCATGCCGCCGCGCGCCGGGCTAAGGCAAAGCTGGAGCAGTTAGGGTCCAGACGCGTCTCAGAAGAAAGCGATCGGATCGCGATAGGCGACCGTGCCTAG